From Antedon mediterranea chromosome 9, ecAntMedi1.1, whole genome shotgun sequence, a single genomic window includes:
- the LOC140058912 gene encoding proline-rich transmembrane protein 3-like, with the protein MLFSSLKCTVFLCCLVLCTGFTLDRQIVRIRRQSVVATATPEPESESEPKVENEPIVETEPEVETKPETETEVEPEAEPEGEPEGEPEPEGEPGDDQNEAFAEPTPNWTIAYDVWGWSWQFHCYFCGGLFAVIGAYSFFCIIKLSTAKLASKSYFVALNVIVLIMAVDRAAFLLVDPYGSKNMLPLPAIYVMLGLGFPCLTSSFSILFMALLSATKMQPLSRKIQRPQVLGLIITFHYILSITSDVLAGKFLAPEIVLYLCQSAFIFWGSFLFFSYLLIFRRLHRSAVRVSKEINHLSLISHAQSNSTIEPKKPKVRWGSAVKVTLITALLGLCLCGLQLYGMLVVYAPNARAEPQPWPWWTYQTIFRICEIGMLITMCFVATQPLRQYDPLDKANPRFSSRFTSFRSRFYLNRQNKPRQNERVINTFEKKKSVIDYEVNVFETSLKKPNSNTSESDPLTIIDVGKENVNFICQKDMQQRTQKQNNCTVSGN; encoded by the coding sequence ATGTTGTTTAGTTCACTAAAGTGcactgtgtttttatgttgcCTTGTTTTATGCACTGGATTCACATTAGACCGCCAAATTGTCCGTATCAGAAGGCAAAGTGTTGTTGCCACCGCAACACCTGAACCGGAAAGCGAATCGGAGCCCAAAGTTGAAAATGAACCCATAGTTGAAACCGAACCAGAAGTAGAGACCAAACCAGAAACTGAAACCGAGGTAGAACCAGAGGCTGAACCGGAGGGTGAACCGGAAGGTGAGCCAGAACCGGAAGGTGAACCAGGAGATGATCAGAATGAAGCATTTGCTGAGCCTACCCCTAATTGGACAATTGCTTATGATGTGTGGGGCTGGAGTTGGCAGTTTCACTGTTATTTTTGTGGTGGCTTGTTTGCCGTCATTGGTGCATATTCATTCTTTTGTATTATCAAACTCAGCACAGCAAAACTGGCTAGTAAATCATATTTTGTGGCATTAAACGTAATCGTTTTGATCATGGCCGTTGATCGAGCTGCATTTCTTCTTGTCGACCCGTACGGATCGAAAAACATGTTGCCCTTACCCGCCATTTATGTGATGCTTGGGCTAGGGTTTCCGTGTTTGACTTCGTCGTTTAGCATCTTATTCATGGCGCTGTTGAGTGCCACTAAAATGCAGCCGTTGTCGCGTAAAATTCAACGTCCGCAAGTTCTTGGATTGATTATAacatttcattacattttatcGATTACATCAGATGTGTTAGCAGGCAAATTTCTTGCGCCAGAGATTGTCCTTTATCTTTGTCAATCGGCGTTCATCTTCTGGGGTAGCTTTCTTTTCTTCAGTTATTTGTTGATTTTTCGACGACTGCACAGATCCGCCGTACGTGTATCGAAGGAGATAAACCATCTTAGTCTTATTTCACACGCTCAGTCGAATTCTACGATTGAACCAAAGAAACCCAAAGTGCGTTGGGGAAGCGCCGTTAAGGTAACGCTAATCACTGCGTTGCTCGGGCTTTGCTTATGCGGTCTTCAGCTATACGGTATGTTGGTGGTTTATGCACCGAACGCCCGTGCGGAACCGCAACCGTGGCCTTGGTGGACTTACCAGACAATCTTTAGAATATGCGAAATTGGAATGTTAATCACGATGTGCTTTGTTGCTACGCAACCACTTCGGCAATATGACCCCCTCGACAAAGCAAATCCGAGATTTTCTTCTCGTTTCACCAGTTTCCGATCTCGGTTTTATTTGAACCGACAGAACAAACCGCGTCAGAATGAACGCGTGATCAAcacatttgaaaaaaagaaaagcgTCATTGACTATGAAGTAAATGTGTTTGAAACGTCTCTAAAAAAGCCAAACTCAAATACGAGTGAAAGTGATCCCTTAACAATCATTGACGTTGGCAAAGAAAATGTTaactttatttgtcaaaaaGACATGCAACAACGcacacaaaaacaaaacaattgtacaGTGAGTGGTAATTGA
- the LOC140059536 gene encoding uncharacterized protein: MKMIFRQFIIISLMVIQTIYSQSAEPVCTTSYSELSGTDDDNFSEVRCRDNEVMTSCLSFGENDVDEGRRDGEMIEVDGDGAITCRAYNGKFGRGVIAYARCCTWTGMQCSYPSTPSSIGDLDTHGVNSVTCPNDDDVAVGCMAHSHFSCVRGASPGVSGITPSSISSNAEEELNNNMCNAYSCRSITPNAACCRAPGLECHVKTSSRSVLVGVNCNPGWTMTGCNVHTSNETLSNPKGAIIDSNVCSAYGTGGEGIWAVAVCCRTVTVDTTTEIPVQPTNGSHSTNNLPTTTSTNAPPTRATCESLDTPQDVVVISNNMAVYKTGDSVTFDCQDGFDRASGDRQRECGANGEWSGTQLQCTKSGIYIPQYALFVAGGALIIVVLLFICLYCYKRKQQKEKEIQEDIYMSSTISVCSHQSSVFRSPIYEELPQFALVKSKTLPPSSRRPPKLPHRCPSCISEQKSSMLLQIPMTRSLSRPRSLPPETNKGIYMKYPNRKRTHLYDVPPIETEVDSNYELPNSDPPPPPPPGSKRPTSLKYVVSQGGGQTNGRLGLPNGAAPSGQRSRSVDHPKPTPLPRTHHRPTKSLRSVDRPSTSTTENGTVMVGIINPTFLPSPTEGGVEPMNGHMTAGINIQVSEL; this comes from the exons ATGAAGATGATCTTCCgacaatttataataatctcACTGATGGTAATACAAACAATATACTCTCAG AGTGCTGAGCCCGTCTGTACTACCAGTTATTCAGAGCTGTCTGGAACCGATGATGATAACTTTAGCGAAGTAAGATGTAGAGATAATGAGGTTATGACGTCATGTTTGTCATTCGGTGAAAATGACGTAGATGAAGGTAGACGAGATGGAGAGATGATTGAGGTAGATGGTGATGGCGCTATAACATGTAGAGCTTACAATGGGAAATTTGGGCGAG GTGTTATAGCGTACGCTAGGTGCTGCACGTGGACGGGCATGCAGTGTTCCTATCCATCTACGCCCTCAAGTATCGGCGATTTAGATACACATGGAGTAAACAGTGTCACCTGTCCAAATGATGATGACGTAGCTGTTG GTTGTATGGCGCATTCTCATTTTTCATGTGTTCGAGGTGCAAGTCCAGGAGTATCGGGCATAACGCCCTCATCAATAAGTAGTAATGCAGAGGAGGAATTAAATAACAACATGTGTAATGCTTACAGCTGTCGATCAATCA CCCCAAATGCAGCATGTTGTCGAGCACCAGGTCTTGAATGTCACGTGAAGACATCATCCAGGAGTGTATTGGTCGGAGTAAATTGTAACCCGGGCTGGACGATGACCGGTTGTAATGTCCACACCAGTAACGAGACATTAAGTAACCCGAAAGGTGCAATCATTG ACAGCAACGTATGCAGTGCATATGGTACTGGAGGCGAAGGTATATGGGCCGTAGCTGTTTGCTGCCGGACAG TAACAGTTGATACAACCACTGAGATCCCAGTCCAACCTACAAATGGCTCGCACTCCACGAATAATTTACCAACGACAACTTCAACAAACGCACCGCCGACAA GGGCTACATGCGAGTCATTGGACACACCTCAAGACGTGGTTGTCATTAGCAACAACATGGCCGTATATAAGACAGGTGATAGTGTTACGTTTGACTGCCAGGATGGGTTTGATAGAGCGTCAGGAGACCGCCAACGAGAATGTGGCGCTAACGGTGAATGGTCTGGTACACAGCTACAATGTACAAAGTCCG GTATATACATTCCTCAGTATGCTTTGTTTGTTGCCGGTGGGGCATTAATAATCGTAGTTTTATTATTCATATgtttatattgttacaaaag aaaacaacaaaaagaaaaagaaattcaaGAGGATATCTACATGTCATCCACAATATCAGTGTGCAGTCATCAAAGCTCTGTGTTTAGATCTCCAATATACGAGGAACTACCACAATTTGCGTTAGTTAAAAGTAAAACATTACCGCCGTCATCACGACGACCGCCTAAGCTGCCACACCGCTGTCCCTCATGTATTTCTGAACAGAAATCTTCTATGCTATTACAGATCCCTATGACACGTAGTTTATCGAGGCCTCGCAGCCTACCCCCCGAGACTAACAAGGGCATTTATATGAAATACCCAAATCGAAAAAGAACACATTTATATGACGTTCCTCCCATCGAGACAGAGGTCGATTCGAACTATGAACTGCCAAATTCGGACCCACCTCCACCCCCGCCACCTGGATCTAAACGACCCACGTCATTAAAATACGTGGTCAGTCAAGGTGGTGGCCAAACAAATGGTCGATTGGGTTTGCCAAATGGTGCTGCACCAAGCGGTCAACGAAGTAGGTCAGTTGACCATCCAAAACCAACGCCATTACCTCGCACTCATCATCGGCCGACTAAGTCATTGAGGTCTGTAGATCGGCCATCAACATCAACTACTGAAAATGGAACAGTTATGGTCGGAATAATAAACCCAACATTTCTACCCTCACCTACAGAAGGTGGCGTTGAGCCTATGAACGGACATATGACCGCTGGAATTAATATTCAAGTATCGGAACTGTAA